CCCTAGCCGCGCCCTAGAATCCCGTCGCACTCCCCGCACCAATGTCCGCGCCCGTCTCGACGACGAGCCCTATCCCATGTATGGCGATCGTCGCCCTGCCCTGCGAGGTTGGGACGAGGGCGATCGCCCGTCTCCCCGCCGTCGTCCGACCTCGGCTAGTCGCCCAACTCCGCGTCTCGATGCTTCCCGGGTTCGCCCCGATTGGGATGCAGAGCCTGTGGAGCCACGGCCCACGCGGTCTAGCGATCGTCCTCCGTCTCGTCCGCCGCTGCCGCCCGACGATGAGCCGCCGGTTGCATCATCCGGCACGAGCTATCGGATGCGGCCGCCGTCCCGCAATGATGAGGGCTCTCGCCGCCGCCCGCCATCGAACTCGCCGTCTTCAGACTACGTTGATTACCGACCCATTGACTATCCTTCTGAGTCGAGCTAGCTGAGTCGAGCTAAAGCCCCTTATGGTTTAGACGGGGCTAACCATTGCGTCATCTATCGCTATGAAATCTATCCAAAACGCCACCCCGTCATGATGATGAGGTGGCGTTTGGTCTAGGCGGAAGAGTTGCTGCTATGCGTGGCGGTTGGCTTCGGCCTGGAGCCATTCATCTACCGGCTGTCCATCCCGGCGCTGCAGTTCAATTTCAATCACCATAGCTGCGGCTTCGCCTGGTGGTGCGGGACGTTCGTGAAACTGAACCGTGTACATCTCCGGATCTTCGTTGCGTTCGCGGAGCCAATCCTGAACTTTGGTGGTAGCAAAGAAAGACTGTCCTTGCTCAAACAATCGGGTGATCTGCATCTGCAGGGTGAATGGGTTAATGCGAGGCATAGCAGTATCAAACTGATGACTGCACCTATTGTAGCGCCTGGCTGAAGCCGGAGTGGTCATTTACTCCGGCTCGCTGATCCCCAGTGCATCCTCTAATTTCGCTGGAGGCGGATGAGTTCTTCCTGCAATCGTTGATGCAGATCAGAACTGCGGCTGGCTTGCCCGAGCATTTGAGTAATGGCATTGAACCGCTCAATGGTTAGATCATTTTGCTCCACAATACGGATGGCGCGATCGCAATAGTTGCGGGCGATGCTGCGAACGTTGGAATTGAGTCGGGTAATGCTTTCTGGACGGTGGCAGGCAATCGATGAGGCCGCATTATTGCCCGATAGGGTGCGAATTTCATTAAAGGCTGTTTGCCGCAAAGGTTCAATCACTAAAACAGCGCTGGCATAGTTACGGAGTTCTTGGTCGGAGAGCGTTTGGGCTTGGGCAGTATGTCCCCACTGGATGGATGAGGACTCGATATGAACGGAGGGGATCGCATCACTCAAAACAGCGATGGATGCCACTGCAAGAGCGAGGCTGACATGACGAAACTGGACTATTAAGCGTTGGAAGTCTCGCATCATAACGATAAAGAAAGCTGGAAACAGTAGGGTAGGAAACAGTGCGACTATCTGAGGTAACTCGGGGTTGATACTAAAACGTTGAGGTTGTGCTTTTAGGACAGGAGTTGGTTTGCGGACGGAGTACCTGGGTGGATGATGGTGTAGAGCACGGTAACCAAACGATTATTGAACCATGGCTCCGTATTCTTGTGGGAGGACGTTAGCCCAATCCAAAACCCCATTCACTCTGATCTCGACCGAGAACACCTGCCTAC
This genomic interval from Candidatus Obscuribacterales bacterium contains the following:
- a CDS encoding Ycf66 family protein; the encoded protein is MNFGTPVPLLIGIVLIVGAMSLFFLDKLKPGYGRDADKVYSILLLISGLFLLAHLTMELLASFQQVIMVGVIVALFIENIQNRPPRDDRGGDRDPYPGGYGDSDYRDPAPPAPYRPSRALESRRTPRTNVRARLDDEPYPMYGDRRPALRGWDEGDRPSPRRRPTSASRPTPRLDASRVRPDWDAEPVEPRPTRSSDRPPSRPPLPPDDEPPVASSGTSYRMRPPSRNDEGSRRRPPSNSPSSDYVDYRPIDYPSESS
- a CDS encoding DUF4168 domain-containing protein, whose amino-acid sequence is MMRDFQRLIVQFRHVSLALAVASIAVLSDAIPSVHIESSSIQWGHTAQAQTLSDQELRNYASAVLVIEPLRQTAFNEIRTLSGNNAASSIACHRPESITRLNSNVRSIARNYCDRAIRIVEQNDLTIERFNAITQMLGQASRSSDLHQRLQEELIRLQRN